GCGGCCAAATCGCACTTGACCGGCTGGATGCCGACCACATGCGCCGCCGCGCCGAGATAGAAGACTTGGGCGGCGAGCGCATGGGTGACCGCCACGATGGCGACATCAGGCTGCTCACTCAAATTGAGACGCAGCCCTAGGGTTCGGTGCGCGGTCAGGTCGCGAACGAGCGCGTCGGACAGCGGCTGGTTCTCGTCCTCCTCGTCGCTCGCGCCCGCGTCGTCTTCGCGATCCGGCGCGGCTTCCGCGCCTTCCCGGTTCTTCTCGTCCCGCGCCTCGGCATCGCCTTCCGGCCCGGCATCGGCTCGCGGTTTCTCGTCTTGGGGGCGGATAAAGCCCCGCTCGACCCGGACCGTGCCATCGTGATTCAGGGCCACGAACGCGCCACCGCGCGCGACGTCGGCGGGATCGTAGGCCTGTCGCTTTGCTTCCAGCCGATCGATCTCGGCCTCAAGCAGGCCGAACCGCGCGTCCACGTCGTCGGACAGTTCCTCGGCCGACTGATGCTGCTCCGTCAGCCGGTCGAACTCGCTCTGAACGGACTGGAGCGCGGCCTGATCTTCGGCCGAAAGCTCGACCGGATGCGGGTAGACGCGGCGCATGCCGTGGGCATGCGGGAAGTCGAGATGGGCTTCCGTCCACTTCCATCCCTCGGCCGCTCGCAGCGCATCCGCCTCGCGGCCGAGCCTTGCGGTCACCAAGAGATCGAGCAGCGCGACGTCTTCCAGATAGCCGCCGCGATCCTCGGTGAAGAGGTCACGCAGGACCGTGCCGCCGACTTCCGTGTAGGCCTCAAGCCCGACAAAGCGCGCGCGGCGATCCGAGGCGGCGACATGGGTTTCGGTGAGCAGACGGCGGATGGTGCTAGCATCCGGGTCGAAGGGCAGCCGCTCGTAGACGGCTTCCTGCCGGGCATGATCATAGGTGATGGCAAAGGCCATCAGCTGCTCAAGGGTCAAATCGCCATCGCGATAGAGCTGCATCAATTTGGGCGACACCGCACCCAGCCGCAGGCGCTGCCGCACCACATGCGCGGTTACGCCGAAGCGCGCCGCGATCTCCTCCGCACCGAAACCGCGTTCCTCTGCCTGCTTCCTGAACGCCTCGAACTGGTCGGCCGGATGCATGTTCTCCCGGGTGACGTTCTCGTCCAGGCTGATTTCGTGCGGATCGTTCGCGGTATCGACAATGCAGCGGATCGGCTCTGACTTCTTGATCTCCTTGCGCTGCACCCGCAGCAACTGGGCGAGCCGCCTGCCCTCGCCGATGGTCACGAGATAGAACCCGGTGGCTCCTCCCTCTCCGTCGAACTCGGGCTCGACCACCAAATTCTGCAGGATGCCCTTCGCGGCAATACTCGCCGCATAGGCCTCGATCGCCGCCTCGCCGTGCGGCGTCTTGCGGGCATTCTTAGGGGACTTCTTGAGCTTGCTAAGCGGAATGCGAACCTCTGTTCCGTTCGGTATTCCAATTGATTTGGCCGACATGATCATTCTTCCTTTTGCTTCCATGGGTGCAAGGCGCACTCCGCGCCTGCGCCCCTGCCCGTCGGCGAGACCGGGGGTAGCAAGTGCCAGGGCGACCCGAGCGGAGGGGTTTCGCCCGCCCGACGAGGGCCGCTTCGCGAGAAGCGGGTCTGCACAAGCGCGTGCTAATTCGTCCAGAGTCGGCAAATGGGCGAAGCGCGGAAGACCGGGGAGACCGCTCGGGTCGGCGCCGGCGTCAGCCGGCGCTTTACCCTGGCGCGCGCGAGGGGCAGCGCCCCTGAGGTCTCAAGCGTGAGCACGCTGGGCAACTCGGAAGAAGTGAAATCAAGGCAAGAGTGACAAAATCAAAGAGGCAGCCGACGACAGGGCAGTGATAGCGACGCGGGCATGCAATGACCGCGGGCACCGAGGCGACTGCAGTCGCGAGACCGGTTAATAAGGCACCCGAACGCGGGACAGCGATAGCGACGCCGGCATGCAATGACGGCGGGCCCGCGGACGAGAGCCTCCGGCGAGCGACACAATATATATTGTGCGAGGGATCGAAGCTAAACGGCCGAGACGCCATGCGGCTCGGTTGACAAGAGCCCGATGCGGCAATTGCCGCACACACCTGGATAAACCCGACGATGCTCACAAACGAAGAAATGAAAGCTCGGCTCGCGGGAGACGCTCGGTAGACGCTTTTCGTGCGTCTATAGGTCGCTGAAGTCCTCGTCTTAGTCCTAGCTCATCATCCCCGCGTGTCAGCGTTCCTGACCTACCGACTGCCGTCGCGCCTCTCGATACGGCGTCGGGGGCTCGTTGTCAGCTACCGCGCGATCTGAAGGCGGTTCAGGATCGATCTGCGAGAGTTTCACTTCCATCCCACGGCGTTTTGGTCATGATTGCCTATCGGGTTCGGCACGACAGGCGGTCAATGGTACGAGCGTGCGTGGCGCCGCTCTCGTTGATCCCCTCGGAACGGGCTTCAGAGCACTATCGGCGCCGGTAGCCAGGCAGCAGAAAGCCACCTTAGTCATGCACACGAAAGCGGTTCCAACGCAGACTCCCGTCGGGCGGAACTTTTTTCTGCCCGCGGGCTCAACTGTCAAATTGTCTACAACGGACCTCAACAACCTGATGCAGGCGCTTGATATCGATGTCATCGCGCTGACTGAGGTTCTCGTGCCGCACGGCCATCGGGTCGAAATGGGGATGATTGACGTACCCGGCATTCACTACAATTTGAGTGGTGTGGGACGCATATCGATCAATGGCGGACCAGAGATGCCGTTGAGCCCTCACTTGCTTATCATCGTCCCGCCAAACACTCCGTTCACGATCGAGGTTGACGGTGGAAGTGGCGGCCCACCGAAGCTCATGTCGAGAGACTGCTGGACACGCCAAGACGGTATCCTCCGCGTCGCCGTGCCGAACGAGCAACCCGAAATCGTCCAGATATGCGGATTTTTTAACGCATCCTTCGGTCAGTCCGTGAGGTTGTTCGGAGAACTCCGCGAACCGGTGATCGAGCAGTTCGAGCCTGCTGACCAGATCGATCTGAAGCTTCGCGAGGCCATGGAGGAGCTGCTACAGCAAGAGGTTGGCGCGGGAGCGATGACGGCGTCCTTGTTCAAGCAAATCATCGTCTCGCTGGTGCGACGATCCCTCAAGTCATCCCGGCGGTGGATTGAGCGATTTTCGATACTTACCGACAGGCAGGTCACTCGCGCTTTTGCAGATATGGTGGCGCGGCCAGGAGCCGCTCATACGGTTCAAAGCCTGGCGCATAGCGCGGGGTTGAGCCGTTCGGCGTTCATGGCGCGATTCTCGGACATTTTCGGACGATCCCCGATGGCCATCTTGCGCGACCTGAGAATGCGCCAGGCAGCGATCGATTTGACGACAACGACGATGTCGATCGACGTGGTTGCCCAAAATGCCGGGTACGAGAGCCGTTCAAGTTTCGTGCGCGCTTTTCGAAAGGCGTATGAACGAGATCCGAGCGACTATCGGCAGATAGCCAAAGAGGGCAACGCCCGGAAGGCAATCTGAGAACAAGGTGCCGGCGACGAAATTGACCCATGCTCCCCGCAACGGCGCATGGAGATGTCGCCGGCAACCTCCGCGAGACGGTCAATCAGTCGGTCGATCGTGCCGCGTCGAGCATGGCGCGCAGGAACTTTGCCGCGCAGGTCGCAAAAAGCATCCCGGATATCTCCTCCTGCGCGAGCTCCGGCAAGCGTGTCACGGAGAGTGCAGCCGCCGTCTCTACCGGCTGGCACCACAACTCCCCAGGTCGGCTTCAGATCCTCGACCAGCATCGCTGTGGCGTGAGGCGCGAGCGCCTGGGTCGGGGCGTTGGTATTGCCGCTGGTGATGTTCGGCATGATCGAGGCGTCGATCACCCGAAGGCCATCGACTCCGCGGACCCTGAGCCTTGCGTCGACCACCGCTAACCTGTCCTGTCCAGCTAGGCAGCCGCCAACTGCATTGCACCTTGCAACCTAGTCTCTTCTTCAACTGTCTGACACGAGATAGCGATGAGCGATCCTCCACCTGCCTCGATCCGTCGAGACGCTGCAGGTGGAGGACCGTCGCCGACTTCAAGCTGCTGTGCGCCTGCCCAATCCCGAAGGCGTCGCGACCGGCTCTTCGGGCGCGTTCAGCACCGACGTCGTGAGCAGGACGGCGGCTGCGAGGACCCAGTAGTACCAGGCGTCGAGCCCCGCGAACTTGAAGACAAACGGTGCGATGACAAACACCACCCCGACGACGCGATCGACCCAAAGGTGTAGCCAGTAAGGAATGATGCGGACGAGCCCGGTGGGATGGTCGGTCAGGGCGGCCAACAACAGCGCGGCTACACCGACGACAACCGAAAGCCACATTGCGACTGGTCCACTCTCACCGAGCCGCAGCACGAACGGCGCCGCGATCAAGGCGATCGCGACAGGATAATCGATCAGATAGGCGTGGATGGACTTGGTGATGAATCGGAACGACATCGGTGACTCCTGGGTGTTTGGCTGCTCGAGCGGGTTCTTTCAACAAGGAGAGTGCATCCACCCAAGAGGACCATTGCGGCCGTCCCAGGTGGTACGCACTGCTACAACCGTCACGGGTCAGCCGGTTGGACGAGTAGTACGGTAAGTCCGCACACCAACCATTGGAAATGCCCGGTCGTTATCGTTTCCATTCCCTCGTTCGGCGCCTTGGAAGCGGGTATGGCGACGGTAGTCCAAGCGCCTCGTTTCGGTGTTGGCTATCGAGGTCAGGAAGACTTTGGATCGCCCGGCTTTAACCAGCATCGGCGAGGTGGGCGGACGATTCCTTGCTGGTGCTAGCACGATCCAGCCGACGCGCAGGCCGCCAGATTGGCCTGCTTCCTCGCATTCCAATTCCTTCTCGTATTCTCAGCGCCCAGAGATCATGCCCCTGCGAGTTATTCGCTGTGGTGCAAGCCTGCGTTTGACGCACCGTCATTTTTGCGCCGTGTCGATGGCATCGATTCCATAGCCACAGGTGATTGGACCACCGAAATTCGCGGTCGTATTTTTTCTCGTCTGCAAAGGACTGCAGAAGATGACGACTGCGCACGAGAGGACAGATCATGAAGGCAATTGTCGTAACGGACCAGGCTGCGGGAAAGGCCGGGATGAAGCTGGTCGAGCGGCCCGCGCCGCAGGCAGCGATCAACGACGTCGTCGTTCAGATCCATGCGTCGGGATTCGTCCCGACTGAGCTGGAGTGGCCCTCGACCTGGACCGATCGCCTCGACCATGATCGAACACCGTCGATCCTCGGCCACGAACTGGCCGGAGTGGTCACCGGCGTCGGCTACGGCACGACGGGGTTGTCGGTGGGACAGCGAGTGTTCGGCCTCGCCGACTGGTATCGCGACGGCACCCTGGCGGAGTATGTAGCCATGGAAGCGCGCAACCTTGCGCCGCTGCCCGGCGACGTCGACTTCACGGTGGGCGCGAGTCTGCCAATCTCGGGCCTGACGGCTTGGCAGGGACTTTTCGAGCACGGTCGCTTTCAGGCAGGACAGAGCGTCCTCGCACACGGCGCGGCCGGCGCAGTCGGATCGATGGTGACGCAACTGGCACGATTGGCCGGCGCCCACGTCATCGGCACCGGACGCGCCGCCGATCGTCAGAAGGCACTCGACTTCGGTGCGCAGGAATACGTCGACCTCGAGAACGACGTCCTCGAAGATATCGGCAGAGTCGACCTGGTGTTCGATGTGATCGGCGGTGATATCGGCAAGCGTTCCGCGCGCCTGGTTCGAGCTGGAGGAACACTGGTGTCCATCGTCGGGCCGAGCGAGGCGCGACCGGACGATGGCCTTTCGGTCGACTTCGTTGTTGAGTCCGATCGCGCCCAACTGAGTGAGATCGTCCAGCGGGTGCGGGACGGACGACTCCGGGCGAACATCGGCAACATCGCTGGCCTCGACGATGCCGTTGCCGCTTTCAATTCGACCAACCGGGTCA
This Bradyrhizobium sp. CCBAU 53421 DNA region includes the following protein-coding sequences:
- a CDS encoding NADP-dependent oxidoreductase; the protein is MKAIVVTDQAAGKAGMKLVERPAPQAAINDVVVQIHASGFVPTELEWPSTWTDRLDHDRTPSILGHELAGVVTGVGYGTTGLSVGQRVFGLADWYRDGTLAEYVAMEARNLAPLPGDVDFTVGASLPISGLTAWQGLFEHGRFQAGQSVLAHGAAGAVGSMVTQLARLAGAHVIGTGRAADRQKALDFGAQEYVDLENDVLEDIGRVDLVFDVIGGDIGKRSARLVRAGGTLVSIVGPSEARPDDGLSVDFVVESDRAQLSEIVQRVRDGRLRANIGNIAGLDDAVAAFNSTNRVSGKTIIHVRP
- a CDS encoding ParB/RepB/Spo0J family partition protein encodes the protein MIMSAKSIGIPNGTEVRIPLSKLKKSPKNARKTPHGEAAIEAYAASIAAKGILQNLVVEPEFDGEGGATGFYLVTIGEGRRLAQLLRVQRKEIKKSEPIRCIVDTANDPHEISLDENVTRENMHPADQFEAFRKQAEERGFGAEEIAARFGVTAHVVRQRLRLGAVSPKLMQLYRDGDLTLEQLMAFAITYDHARQEAVYERLPFDPDASTIRRLLTETHVAASDRRARFVGLEAYTEVGGTVLRDLFTEDRGGYLEDVALLDLLVTARLGREADALRAAEGWKWTEAHLDFPHAHGMRRVYPHPVELSAEDQAALQSVQSEFDRLTEQHQSAEELSDDVDARFGLLEAEIDRLEAKRQAYDPADVARGGAFVALNHDGTVRVERGFIRPQDEKPRADAGPEGDAEARDEKNREGAEAAPDREDDAGASDEEDENQPLSDALVRDLTAHRTLGLRLNLSEQPDVAIVAVTHALAAQVFYLGAAAHVVGIQPVKCDLAAHADGIEDTPAGKAWSDRHANWARQMPKDVARLWEFVTELDRDSHMALFAHCVALTVNAVKLPFDRRPRALAAARRLAEAVALDMTAYWRPTVRSYLGRITKAGILEAVREGVGEEAAERLSDMKKADMAQAAEQLLAATDWLPPLLRTAVPQEQTDVQSEAQGSDPRAEAAE
- a CDS encoding GMC oxidoreductase, with product MVDARLRVRGVDGLRVIDASIMPNITSGNTNAPTQALAPHATAMLVEDLKPTWGVVVPAGRDGGCTLRDTLAGARAGGDIRDAFCDLRGKVPARHARRGTIDRLIDRLAEVAGDISMRRCGEHGSISSPAPCSQIAFRALPSLAICR
- a CDS encoding AraC family transcriptional regulator; the protein is MHTKAVPTQTPVGRNFFLPAGSTVKLSTTDLNNLMQALDIDVIALTEVLVPHGHRVEMGMIDVPGIHYNLSGVGRISINGGPEMPLSPHLLIIVPPNTPFTIEVDGGSGGPPKLMSRDCWTRQDGILRVAVPNEQPEIVQICGFFNASFGQSVRLFGELREPVIEQFEPADQIDLKLREAMEELLQQEVGAGAMTASLFKQIIVSLVRRSLKSSRRWIERFSILTDRQVTRAFADMVARPGAAHTVQSLAHSAGLSRSAFMARFSDIFGRSPMAILRDLRMRQAAIDLTTTTMSIDVVAQNAGYESRSSFVRAFRKAYERDPSDYRQIAKEGNARKAI